The nucleotide sequence TGAGCTCTACTTCTACTTAACAACTGCCATAAAGCAGGTGAGTTTTAGTTTACTGTAACTGGTTAGACCTTAGTATAGGTTATCTCGGGGCATTTGAATACCTGTACGAGAGGACAGTACTGAAAATAAAAAATCGGCCTGCTGGGCCGACTTTAAATTTTTATTTTCAATAGCTTACTGATTAAATCGAGAATTGGATTTTTTCCGACACTTGCTTTTTCATTTCACTGAGGTCAGCGTCTTTACTGCCTACAACCATGACATTGGCATGGGTTAACTCCATGCTCTCACCGTGATATTGCTTGTCGTCAAACTCACTCGGTACACGAATATCCCCACGCTCAGGTACGATGAACACAGACATCTTTCCTTGTGGCGTATTCACAATAAGGTGCAAGCTTCTAACGGTACTTAAATGGCAGTAATTAGCCACTTCCACATCACCTATCATGTCGGTAAAGCTAGCGCCAAAACTGGCGAGTTTTGCGTTTACCATCTCTAAGTTCACTGGCAGCAGGGAATGCGCTCGCTCAGTTTCTGCATATTGCATATGAGCCAAGGCTTGTCCGCCAATGCTGATTGGCTGGTGGTACCACATTGTGAATCCAATACCAAAGGTAAATGCCACCGATGCCGCTAATGCCATATACCATCTACTGCGTTTTTGATACCGTTTGAATTCGCTTGCGGACTGTTGCCATATAAGACGATGGGATAAGTCTTCTGGTACATCAACCTTCACCGCTTTTCTTAATTGTCGGTCTAGCTGAATTTGCTCATTCCAAAATTTACGCTTGTTGTCGTCCTGTTTTGCAGCATCGACAACGTCGTTGTCAGTCGTTTCTGGATCGGCATAAATTCTGCGCCTAAATTCTAACTCATCCATTTATACGACCTCGCTGTTCACTCTCATTTTCCAGTGA is from Alteromonas australica and encodes:
- a CDS encoding DUF3379 family protein; this translates as MDELEFRRRIYADPETTDNDVVDAAKQDDNKRKFWNEQIQLDRQLRKAVKVDVPEDLSHRLIWQQSASEFKRYQKRSRWYMALAASVAFTFGIGFTMWYHQPISIGGQALAHMQYAETERAHSLLPVNLEMVNAKLASFGASFTDMIGDVEVANYCHLSTVRSLHLIVNTPQGKMSVFIVPERGDIRVPSEFDDKQYHGESMELTHANVMVVGSKDADLSEMKKQVSEKIQFSI